From a single Maylandia zebra isolate NMK-2024a linkage group LG3, Mzebra_GT3a, whole genome shotgun sequence genomic region:
- the LOC101470203 gene encoding uncharacterized protein LOC101470203, translating to MTPPTCALYFICLFVANMAHTTLLKNTALHFKPAHVGETLTFECQCEDKSAVMLYWYKQTLGNRPQLMSTYYKHNHNGTFQDPFNISRFSLGTGNLLKISDLRTSDSATYYCVMSNLYDFKFCEGTIVSVKGSDQNIQALVYQLSSETLQPVHSMVLNCTVQPGTCDGEHSVYWFRKAEATLPGIIYTNGSRNNPCERKPNTQGSTCGYNLPMKSLNLSQHYCAVASCGHILYGSGTAVKEKAESLLLVHFFSGALALTAILTGFLAFKLYKLSKQHRRCAETSTTCTAVGIVFYYKN from the exons ATGACACCTCCAACCTGTGCTTTGTATTTCATCTGTCTGTTCGTGGCAAATATGG CTCATACAACGCTCTTGAAAAATACAGCGTTACATTTTAAACCAGCCCATGTTGGGGAAACTCTGACTTTTGAATGCCAATGTGAAGACAAATCAGCAGTGATGCTTTACTGGTATAAGCAAACTTTAGGAAATAGACCACAGCTGATGTCTACATACTACAAGCACAATCATAATGGTACTTTTCAGGATCCGTTCAACATTTCCCGTTTTTCACTGGGTACTGGAAACTTACTGAAGATATCAGATTTGAGAACTTCAGACTCAGCTACTTACTACTGCGTAATGAGCAATTTATATGACTTTAAATTTTGTGAAGGCACAATTGTCAGTGTAAAGGGTTCGGATCAGAACATCCAAGCTTTAGTCTACCAGTTGTCATCTGAAACCCTACAGCCAGTGCACTCTATGGTTCTGAACTGTACAGTACAACCTGGGACCTGTGATGGAGAACACAGTGTTTACTGGTTCAGAAAGGCTGAAGCAACTCTTCCAGGAATCATTTACACCAATGGAAGCAGGAACAATCCCTGTGAGAGGAAACCCAACACACAAGGTAGCACCTGTGGGTACAACTTGCCGATGAAGAGCCTGAATCTTTCTCAGCACTATTGCGCTGTGGCCTCATGTGGACACATACTGTATGGAAGTGGGACTGCAGTGAAGG AAAAAGCAGAATCTCTTCTCTTGGTGCATTTCTTCAGTGGAGCCTTGGCATTAACTGCAATCCTGACTGGTTTTCTGGCATTCAAGTTGTACAAACTGAGCAAACAGCACAGGCGGTGCGCAG AAACTTCTACAACTTGCACAGCGGTAGGAATCGTTTTCTACTataaaaattaa